Part of the Vigna radiata var. radiata cultivar VC1973A chromosome 11, Vradiata_ver6, whole genome shotgun sequence genome is shown below.
GatttatttaagtatatttaaCATCggtaagaaaaatgaaatgctaaagttataaattatatatttaaagaaatcattaatcatatgaaaaataaaattataataaataaatagttttttttagaaaattgagATCATAgatacttaaataataattttcaaatattgttaaaaaacaataacactAATGAAAATTCAGGGAGCACAAACCTTCCTCATCGTTCCGTTTCCGCCCGCGCTTCtaacaaaaaatgaataaaaaagtaaccctcacaaacaataaataacaGGCTATTTCTTTTTACACCCATTTTTCCTATTACCCACTTGCCTTGTAGTAactggaaaatattttttactctcTTGCTTATTAATTCACACTCGTACATAAATCTTTTCGAGATGGTTATCATATACATGCACTCCTTGAAATTTGAATTCAGTTTTGTCATGAGTTTACTCTTAAATATACTTTAATagattaagacaaaaaaaactGTATATAAACTAACTTCTGTCTTACCAAactaagttttgaaaaataatttcattgaaCTTTTCAACCataattttgaacttatttCCGGGACATGAAGCCATCCCGTTGATGTATGTttctacaaaaatattttcagaaaataatGTCCAGCATTCTGAAATTGTTTTCCAAAACTACTATAATCTCTCGAAATTATGTTTCCGGAAAGCCGATTCCACTGTTTCTACCAGAAACTCAGTCAAATGCTAAGATTTCCCTTTCTTAATGCTCTAACATTCCgctgttaaatatatttttactacaTTATTCTGCCCATTTCCCCCTGACACATTCTTTTAGGccaaattaaagagaaaagaaaagtaacaaGGGTGGTGAAAGCTGCAAGCAGATTGGAAGGAAGAAGTTCGAGAATATTGATTAACTTCAGTAACTGCATGATGAAAGCCCAAGCCAAGGGCATGGTTAAGTTAATCCCATAGGAGCTCCCAAAGCCTATTGGTCGATGAGCAAGCACCAAGTTACCAGAATTGGAATGAACAAAACCTCTGTAAAGAAAAAATCAACTATATGTAGCGTGGAGAGTTAACCAACAAAATGCCTGAAAAGCCAGTATAGCACAATGCAAATTTGTTACTATCAATAACCTAACAAATGTTACCTGACTCTTCTTTTGTGAATGTAAATTCTAATCTGAATCTGACGTCAACTGAGGAGGACGCAATGCCGCTGCCATTTTAGACAACATTTCTTCCATCTCCACCAATTCTTCCATGCCAAAGCTCCAACTTCTAAGTAACTCTGCCCCAGCTGCACCTCGTTGAATTCCAAAACGCTGAAGATTTCGCAGTTTATTCTCTAAGAGTGGTAATACAGCACTGCTGGAACGTAATCTGGCGGCCATGGGAACGGAATGGACCTCAAGGGATCCTTTAGGTGATGAATTAATAGTTTGACCACCTACTAATTCACCTTGGTTGCCTACACTGTTCCCAAATATTGATGGAAAAGACAAGGGGATAGGCAAGGGACAAAGTGCAACAGATAGATGGCAGAACATTGGCCTTGTACTGGCACATCTAAAAGCACCATCAACTTTATCCTTTACCTCACTAACTGAAGCGCGATGACCTTCTATAGAACCAAAACAGTGAAGGGTTAAGACAAAAACAATCACACAAAGGAGAGAACTTAACAAAGCAACAGAATAGAAAAATAGGACAAATATAAAGCATGTCGATAAGCAACATGCAGCTTTCAAATTATTTCATACAATAACCTAACTAATGTAACAAACTTACCTACGGTTGAGTACCTAACTAAGAtacactttttttaacaacaaaaaGTGAGCTTTTCTGTCTAATTAAACAGAAGTATTGCATAATGATGAATCTGTGTCAATCTAACTTTAGAAAGTTCCATAATAAAGAAATGAATATCACTTGTTACGCATGCTAAAGCAGAAAACTATATGGTAATTTATGACCTAGTTCATTCAGAACTAGAAGACAGACATAATCAAttgtattattaaatatttcatcataGAAATCTGGTAGTTGTCTTCATTAAACCCCTATTTGTGTTCTTCAAAAAAATGTAtttgtatatgtgtgtgtgtagaAGACTAGGACAAGTGCAACATAAAGAGCAACCAGGGGCTAGAAGACTCCCAGCATGGCAGGGTCCAGGGAAAGATCAGACGCGTTATGAATCTATCATATGCAGCCTTATCTTGCATTTGCAAGAAGCTAACTTCAAGAATCAAACCTGTGACATCCTAGTTACACATGGTAAAAAGCAACTTGGACTGCCGAGTTTACAGAAAAGCAGAACaaacatgaagaaaatattagttGATAAATCTTTGTGGCCAATACCTGATGCAAGAGCTCCATGGACTGTCATGTGTTCAATAGCCAACAAGTCTTCAACATCATCATCTGTTTGTGGGGTCAATGGCTGTAAAATCTCTAACAAAGACAGGTCATTCTGCCCCCCTGAATTTCAAGAGTAAGACCAATCAAATACATCTCTTATAGAGACTAGCCcaaaaaattattcacatttACCAGTTAAGGATGGTGCTGGCATCGCAACATCGAGAACTGACACCATATTCTGCCTTCCTTGTCTTGATAACATTTGTACAACTCCATGAATATCCACAGCACCAGAAATAGAACAAGCATCTGCACTAGGCCCAACAGGAACCATTCGAAAAGGTAGACTAATGGAATGTAATGCTGCAGCATAAACTGCACTTGAGTGGAAATGCTTCGCATCTTCAATGTGGAGGAATCTGGAAGCTTTACCTGAAAGAAGATTTGGTAAGACTGAATGAGAGAATTGAAATCTATGATTTGTGGATCTGCCAGCCAACAGAAATACATTTAACAACGGTAAGGAggattttatcaatattacaACAAAATTCAATGCCATCAACGGTATCCAGCCATTCAAATTAGTAAAGTATTAGCAAATCAAACGTCAATACTTGCTGCCTATTATCAAAGGAAGGCTATTGACTATTGTGCTGCTGTCTAATATGATAAATTGTGTTGGACATACTTTTACTTAAGGAGGGCAGACCAACAGGTACAATAAGTTTACAGTATGATGACAATCTTGAAAATGATATAGAATCATGAAGAACCTCTGACACTGTACGCTTCCCACTCTGAAGATTTGTGCGTGAACCAGAACCTTGAACAGCATACAGTAAGACAGGAATGTTTGTATACTCGTCTACAATGTTCTCTAAAAATTCAGCGGCAACAGCAGAGAAACCTCCAGAATCATCAACTATAAATTGAAATCCCTGTCAAAATTGCCAAAATTTAAAGATTGGAAGAGGCAcaccaaacaaaaattaattttcttttagaacttAATGGACAAAGgcaaaaatattatgttaagtAAGCATTTTAGAGAATCAAGATCACTGTACTTTTGGCATAAAGTTTATATTACAAAACTAAACTACTCATTTCAAGGCATACGCAATGCTTTCTCATATATAATGgcccataaaaaaaatgaaatttaagaatACAAATGGACTAAAAATTGAAAACCCATTGGCACTGGATATTGTCTTGTTCATTATCTCACAACAACTGCTAAAGCTATACACGAGAAGTAACCCACATACTCAACTACAAGATTGGACAAGTGAAAAGTCGTTACCTGTATATGGTCACACTCTTCAACAAAAAATCGAAGCCTGTCACTTATTTCTTCCCCTTGTGCAGCCCAAGCAAAGGAGTCCCTTCCAATTCCATAATTGTTAAACTCGTCAACGTTTGCCCAAACTCTATCTAATTCATAAAGACTCCGGGGGTGATAATGTACTTTTGAGTAGTCTGTCCAAAACTGTACATCATTTTCTAGGCATTCAATTATATCCTTATCCTCGTACTCAGTCCGGGAATCATTATTTGAACCAGGTATCTCATTTATATTCgaattttcctcttcttcataaAGTCTTTGAAggaacaaatttcttttaaaaggtTGAGAGGCTTGAGTGGAAACTCTACCAGTCCTGCACATTGGTGTATGGGCAGTCAGTGCATTTGAATATAAATTCAAACCACAATGATAGATATAACAGATGAAGTAGGTTTCATGTCCAATAAAAAGTAGCAggcaaaacaatttcaaattttcatttcaatccTACAAAGGTTAAAGTGAAGCTTAACACCAAGAATAGAGGATACATGTAAATAGAACATTAAAATGTTAGCAGGTTATtgttgaataaatttaaaattttgaatcacAATTTTCTTGTATGTTTCTTGGTAGAAAAGAACTGCCTCTCTCTTAcagttttcaagtatgtcatGTGTAAAAGATATTCAAAACTGACCTTACACGATATCTCCAAGTTGCtaatatttacaaaagaaaagcaaTGAATACACTGCATTTCACTAAAACAAGCTAGTAACTAAGAAGATTCACACAGCAGAAATTAGCATTCCCAATATCATCCATTTAAGAGAGAACCTTCTTCAACCATCATTATAATAGTATAGACTAAGAGGTCTCACCAAGTGACAACATCTTGTGATGTGGAAGCAACCTCCGTATACAATGTACCGTGTGAATTCATAGATCCAAGGGATCctgaaaagattgaaaaatccTAAACAAGTGGAATGTGGACAATTTAAGCTTACAccaagagaaaaataaagggACAAGAAAGTATACCATTAATCTTagcctaaaataaatttacattgaTACATTCTAACATCATGAGATTAAAAgaagacaaaattaacaaacaataaatgaaagtAGCAAGGATGTTGAAATAAAAACTGAAGTAAAAGAAGGAAACACCGCATAGGCAAAATATGGTGCTTTCTTCAGCTCTTTAAGGATTGAAAGAAAGACTGGgcctaaaaagtttaaaatgtgAGCATTAATGAATTGACCTATGAAAAATCCACAATTTTGAATATGTACTATTACTTCCAACATATATACATAGGGTAATTTATATTCCTTATTCGTAACTTCCCAAGCTATATTACCAATCATGCAGTCATAACTTCATAAGTACGGAAATTACTATTCATGAAAGGAAAATGAGTTGCCTTCTGCTTTTAACACTGTACAGTGCTCCCAAATTTTTTTATGCCTCTCTTGCTCTTCCTCAGATTCACAAACAAAGCAAGCTGTGAACTTTAATCCTGTTACATCGTGggtaattttgtttaatatttttccaaCTAACTTGATCTGTCTTGATTTCCATGCCCAAAGATAAAAGACTGGTATACCAGTAGCttcaaaaaaattaagcaaTTACTAATGAACCTTTAAAGTTTATACCAACTACAGTGGTCCTGCAACATACtagtcttttttatttaatagtacTTTTTTCCGAATTCTGTTTAATGTAAGACCAACCATGGATTCTTCGCTATCACATAGCAACATCAATTCAATAAACAGAGACGTCAGCAAAATATATCCTATAAAAAGGGCAAAAAGGAACGACAATGATATTTTCTTCAACAATACaaatactaataaattaaatacctCTCAAGTTTATTGAAACCAGGCGAGGGGTATACGAAGGAATGCCCTGCACGTTTAATAGAAAATGGTGTCAACGTAGGAAAAACATCTAATGCTTCCAATCTACATATTTGGATCATCTCTCCCCATTTTCCCTTGTCACCTCTAAAATTATGCCAACTAGAATATAAGAGTATCAGTTTAATAATAATCCAATCAAATTGAACTAACTTAATTTACCGGTTGAACATGTAATATGGAAATGGCAAATGCAATGGAAGCGCTATATTATATGGACAAAAAATCCAATACAACATCTCATTCTATCTTCTACAACAACATACAACTCTAATCACATACCAGATACTTATTATAGAAAATGCTAgttcaacaaaagaaaattgcaCCTGTTGTGTCTCACCAGTACGATAAAGCACGTCCATGTTAAGATCCTGATTCTTGAACACTGAATCTGCAGAGGGATCCCCAGCCAGCCCAAGCATCTCATCCTAATAATTTGAACACAAATGAAACTTGCATGCATGACTAAGAAATGAACATGTTCAGTCAACAGTACTTTCAGTTATAGATTATCAACTTAaactgaaagaaaataaaagaactatGGAGAGAAGGTTtagcaaattaaataaataaacaccaCTCAACAATACATGCAACGATAGCATACAGAATTTTAACACTATCACGTGATCATTACAAACCATTGTATacagtaatttatttttaattgactgAGAGTGCAATGTTTTCTACACACACGGCAAAGAAATTAAAGTCAATAAACGAAGCAAAATGTGTAGAAGTAAATCTATTCtgaaatttcttaaaaagacaGAATAGGCATCAAAACCTGAAAGTTCCAGAAGTGAGAACCAACAAAGTTCGCGAAATCGCCAACCTGGACAGTCACGATTTCTTTCATTTTCGCTTACTGCCACTCACAGAATCGCGTTAGTTAATAGCTAAATACTCAAAAaagtttattacaaaatttagcAAAGTGAGAAACGAACCTTGGGTTAAGCTCGGCAATTGATTTTGGCGGCAAAGGGTAACTTCTTGTGTGTTTGGGTTACAGTTTTTAATTTAAGCGTCAGAAATATGAAAATAGCTACTCTCCTCCGCGGGCGGCGGATGAATTTAGTTTTCCTTTTCGACTCGGGTCGGATATCCTAAATGGATTGGGTTATGACCCGCAACCTAATCATGCATTAGGCCCAAATAAACCAGGGTGGGTCAAAAGCACGTTTTATAGGTGGACAAAAAGAAAACGTTTAAATATTTTGGCTCAAAAAAGGAAAGGGTAAACAGttattctaaatatatatgactgaaaaaacaaaataatttcataaatggATTAAAccatgtaatttttaaaataataaacggAAACACtattaaaacttattaaaaaaattattaattattttccatTCACTCACCACCATGTTTATTCCCTCTTCCAGTAAAACATTGGACAGTAAAGATTGAgagtttttttatgaaattaattgaaTGTGTGAAACTATTTAGAGGTATGGAGTATGGTTTTTTATTTGGACTTTAGGTTTACGAATTATTTAAGATTGAATATTTCATAGTTTAAGACTATATTTTGAGTTAAGTTTAGTTCAAAAAATGAATTGAGCGAGCTCTTTTCAGAAATACTTTTTGcaactctttttatttattttttgtacatatttatattttatgatatccatttaaaaaaatttagtatataaataataatgggATGTTGCATAGCCTTTCTTAAATATTTGCCTtggtttaaataaataaaccaaagtcattaatacaaacaaatatataaatttttcatggTAATAAATAGCTCTAATTATTCTTGTTTTCTTGCCTAACTCCAGGATTATAAAAagtaaaggcactccgacgatcaagttagatgtCGGTGTAGAAATATCCTCGATCCTCAGCAAGTTGATGCTTAGAATGGAAAGAGGATTGATACTCAGTCAGGTGTAAAAGTATGAGTGTGATGGAATGTGAGCGTACCTTGGAGCCtttagttctttatttataggttttggATTGATATGAAATtaacaagaacaaaataaaatataaacagaataaaatataaacaaacttacctgatatatctctactgagatattatttgatacgtgATATATGATATTGTTCATTTATTCGTATTTGTGAGATGATAGGCCTCGAGCCCAATAGAGCTGGACCAATCTGATGATTTGACCCATTTAACTAACAAGCTTGGCCGCTCGGTTTAGCAGACCGAACGTCAGAAATATACTACCGtacaactaaaaaataaaaaactttaattgtAGGAAAAAACATTACCTCAAATTGaaggaataaaaatatatttaagtaggCGACATTTACTATTATCTAAAACTTTGAATTAATGATagtaaaatagtttttcattatCAGAAggtattatgaaataaaatattcccTCCTCTCTCGGCATTTGGTGTGTTCTGTTCTGTTAGATGGaatttttttcttgagtttATGAAGCAGATTAATGATGCATATTAGACATAGTTCTGAAATCTGGTATGATGGAAGTATCACTTTTTAAAGCTACATATGAGGATAGATGCTGATGAAAGAAGAACCGCAGCTATTCTTACCCGAAAAAGAGTCTTGTTCAGCCTATCAATCTGAAGAAAATCTGTTGATACGCGATAGTACGATACGATGAAAAAGCAAGCAAAAGGAAAATAGAAATTGACGGTGAAGATTTAACGTACGCACGTTTGTGAGAGACAATTCTAAGCGAGAATAAGATGGCTGAAAGAATACCACTAACTAAATGAATGTATGAAAAAGCTATCATTGAATATTGACAACTGATACGGTGTTGGAAAAATCCTGACACTTTATGTCAACCTTAATAAGATCCAGCCAAAATGCTGAAAAACACGTCTACTTAAGATCGGGCAAGTGTGTCCATCAATATTCTCATGCGATCAACATTGATTTAACACTTTATTGTTAATGATGCGAAAAGCTAGCACATGATATTGTGCCCGTGTTCAACGTATCCTGCAGTAAACCTTTCTGTCATTTGCACaaaatttaacatgaaaaaaccAGCCCCCAAAGCACAAAGCATGAATGAGGTTTTATCTATGAAAATTGCCCATTAAAATTAAAGCTCCATACAAACTATACCGagttttaaagaagaaaaagaaacctgAAAAATCTGCAAAAACCTCATTGGCTCTCTACCAAACAGTTTAAAATAATGGTAGGATAAAGTTGATCCCTATTGTTCTATGTGTTAGatctattattcttatattGTCAAATTCAGGGTCTTCATCGTCTATGTATTTTATTCTCATTATCTGCAAAATTTTAGAGGCTCTGGTTATCAGCTTCAAGGTGCTGGTGGAGCCCTCCTTTCCAATTCCTGCAATCTGATTGCTCATCTTCTGCATCCACACTGTTCCGTCCAGGGCTTGAGATACCCTTAGCAGACCCTCCTCCTCCTAGTAAGAGAGGTGTCAGAGGACCTTGAGGAGAACCAGACTGTGACAAGTTTCCCTTTGATTTATTCCCACATTGATCTTGGCCCATCCATGACCCATTATCAGCCTGCCCAACTGAGGAAACTGGGAATCTCCTAACATGAAGCCTGTACTTCTGCATAAATCGTAGTTCCACATAAGTTCTTGACAAGAAGCAGTAAATGACTAGCTGTGATAATTAACAATCATGGATTGTCTCTTTATGTGAATCTAGAGCAGACGGTACAGACTAATTCCTCATACTGCGATTCATCTAAGGGAATACATATTATTTAACCCTGGGTGGATTAACATGTTCAAAtaccaaaatgaaattgaagaaacACTCACTTGCAAATGGCTTTTCACTTCATCATTTGTCAGGCTGTCCACCTGCATCAGTTCTCTAATCTGTTTAGGGGTGGCCactgcaaaacaaaataaacctATTAGCTAAACATTAATCCCACACCGAACAAGACCCTAAGTTTCAATTTTGAGATGGGTCAAGCATGGAATTcactttaacattttaaattgcAAACAAATTGATGTAGTCACAATTGTGATCTCAATCACACTAAAACCCTTGAAATTGCAATCAAAATCAGACAATTGTTTAAAAACGTTGAAAGGACCATCCCCACCCAATTCATAACATAAAGAATCGATTAGACCTACCTTGTGCTCCACCAAGTTGTTGAAGAGCATCCACAAAACGCCGGTGCAGCTCTGGTGACCAGCACCGCCTCTGTTTCCTTGGATTCTGCTGCATATGTTGCGGCGGTTGGGGCTGGCTCTGTACCTCAACACGAAGCAAAGAAGAGCCAGAACTAGTATCTCCACATACACTCTTGGAATTGCTATGACTCAGTTCAGACCCGTGACCCATCAAACTAAAGCTCGGAATTTGTGAACCCTCCTTCCTCGGGGCACACAAATTCCCATTAATTGGATTCTGTGGCACAGACCTGTCACCATCCTCATTCGTCTGccattgaaagaaaaaaaaaaacttctagCCTCAATTCTGCACATATAAATATAGAGAAAATTCCAGAATTTGAAATTGACTTAGAATTACCGATTTGATTTTCTGAGTGCTCCAAAGTTGAGCTGAACTCATCCAATTCttcttttcacatttttcattttcgcTTCCCCCAGAATTGGTTTTCGGTGGCACAAACTGTTCACTGGTAGGCGGATCTTGTAGTACTGAACACTttactttttcctctttcaatcTGGCGATAGCTGCATGCCCAGAGAACCgtggtgaaaaaaataaatgcacAGCAACtacatgataaaaataacaacaataaaaggTACAAGCACACACCATCGTTTAGGAGGAGCATGCAGAGAGGAAGCTCGCGTTTGAAGGCCTCAACTTTCCTCAATTCGTCCTCCAACCTCTGCACAAAGCCGTCCAGCGTGGCAACTTTGTCGGTGTTGTTTCTGTTGGCAGAAACATCGGCGAAAAAGAGGGAAATGGGTTTGGGGACAAAGCCCAAACTCAGGTCCAAGCTGAGCTCCATGAAAGCACTGGAGTGTTGTTGAGTGGGATGGGGTGATTTTCTGTGAGCGAGAGTATGCTCCCACAAATCACAAACTACCATACCATACCCTGATTTGAGATGATAACGAAGGAAGGTGTAAAGAAGAAGAGGATAGagattcatttatatataaggAAAGGGAAATTGAGATTCAGGACAAAAAGATTCGGTGCCCGCATTCGGGTCGTCGCGTCTTTGTCCCACTCGGTAACTCCACCGTGTCTGCCTTACTTACTCCTCCTCtccaaaattaattacttttctc
Proteins encoded:
- the LOC106776455 gene encoding protein misato homolog 1 isoform X2, producing MKEIVTVQVGDFANFVGSHFWNFQDEMLGLAGDPSADSVFKNQDLNMDVLYRTGETQQGIPSYTPRLVSINLRGSLGSMNSHGTLYTEVASTSQDVVTWTGRVSTQASQPFKRNLFLQRLYEEEENSNINEIPGSNNDSRTEYEDKDIIECLENDVQFWTDYSKVHYHPRSLYELDRVWANVDEFNNYGIGRDSFAWAAQGEEISDRLRFFVEECDHIQGFQFIVDDSGGFSAVAAEFLENIVDEYTNIPVLLYAVQGSGSRTNLQSGKRTVSEVLHDSISFSRLSSYCKLIVPVGLPSLSKSKASRFLHIEDAKHFHSSAVYAAALHSISLPFRMVPVGPSADACSISGAVDIHGVVQMLSRQGRQNMVSVLDVAMPAPSLTGGQNDLSLLEILQPLTPQTDDDVEDLLAIEHMTVHGALASGHRASVSEVKDKVDGAFRCASTRPMFCHLSVALCPLPIPLSFPSIFGNSVGNQGELVGGQTINSSPKGSLEVHSVPMAARLRSSSAVLPLLENKLRNLQRFGIQRGAAGAELLRSWSFGMEELVEMEEMLSKMAAALRPPQLTSDSD
- the LOC106776455 gene encoding protein misato homolog 1 isoform X1, which codes for MKEIVTVQVGDFANFVGSHFWNFQDEMLGLAGDPSADSVFKNQDLNMDVLYRTGETQQGIPSYTPRLVSINLRGSLGSMNSHGTLYTEVASTSQDVVTWTGRVSTQASQPFKRNLFLQRLYEEEENSNINEIPGSNNDSRTEYEDKDIIECLENDVQFWTDYSKVHYHPRSLYELDRVWANVDEFNNYGIGRDSFAWAAQGEEISDRLRFFVEECDHIQGFQFIVDDSGGFSAVAAEFLENIVDEYTNIPVLLYAVQGSGSRTNLQSGKRTVSEVLHDSISFSRLSSYCKLIVPVGLPSLSKSKASRFLHIEDAKHFHSSAVYAAALHSISLPFRMVPVGPSADACSISGAVDIHGVVQMLSRQGRQNMVSVLDVAMPAPSLTGGQNDLSLLEILQPLTPQTDDDVEDLLAIEHMTVHGALASEGHRASVSEVKDKVDGAFRCASTRPMFCHLSVALCPLPIPLSFPSIFGNSVGNQGELVGGQTINSSPKGSLEVHSVPMAARLRSSSAVLPLLENKLRNLQRFGIQRGAAGAELLRSWSFGMEELVEMEEMLSKMAAALRPPQLTSDSD
- the LOC106776455 gene encoding protein misato homolog 1 isoform X3, whose amino-acid sequence is MRCLGWLGIPLQIQCSRIRILTWTCFIVLGIPSYTPRLVSINLRGSLGSMNSHGTLYTEVASTSQDVVTWTGRVSTQASQPFKRNLFLQRLYEEEENSNINEIPGSNNDSRTEYEDKDIIECLENDVQFWTDYSKVHYHPRSLYELDRVWANVDEFNNYGIGRDSFAWAAQGEEISDRLRFFVEECDHIQGFQFIVDDSGGFSAVAAEFLENIVDEYTNIPVLLYAVQGSGSRTNLQSGKRTVSEVLHDSISFSRLSSYCKLIVPVGLPSLSKSKASRFLHIEDAKHFHSSAVYAAALHSISLPFRMVPVGPSADACSISGAVDIHGVVQMLSRQGRQNMVSVLDVAMPAPSLTGGQNDLSLLEILQPLTPQTDDDVEDLLAIEHMTVHGALASEGHRASVSEVKDKVDGAFRCASTRPMFCHLSVALCPLPIPLSFPSIFGNSVGNQGELVGGQTINSSPKGSLEVHSVPMAARLRSSSAVLPLLENKLRNLQRFGIQRGAAGAELLRSWSFGMEELVEMEEMLSKMAAALRPPQLTSDSD
- the LOC106776956 gene encoding transcription factor HHO5; protein product: MNLYPLLLYTFLRYHLKSGYGMVVCDLWEHTLAHRKSPHPTQQHSSAFMELSLDLSLGFVPKPISLFFADVSANRNNTDKVATLDGFVQRLEDELRKVEAFKRELPLCMLLLNDAIARLKEEKVKCSVLQDPPTSEQFVPPKTNSGGSENEKCEKKNWMSSAQLWSTQKIKSTNEDGDRSVPQNPINGNLCAPRKEGSQIPSFSLMGHGSELSHSNSKSVCGDTSSGSSLLRVEVQSQPQPPQHMQQNPRKQRRCWSPELHRRFVDALQQLGGAQVATPKQIRELMQVDSLTNDEVKSHLQKYRLHVRRFPVSSVGQADNGSWMGQDQCGNKSKGNLSQSGSPQGPLTPLLLGGGGSAKGISSPGRNSVDAEDEQSDCRNWKGGLHQHLEADNQSL